In one Candidatus Nitronereus thalassa genomic region, the following are encoded:
- a CDS encoding CBS domain-containing protein, with protein MSVHSISIVGLRSISQVPLTHILTFQKDQDGLSMARQLLTSPMAGAPVVDDKGKFIGFVSEFDILSAFESGRDISQLTAEEIMVQDRIAIQESTSLVDAVRLMKKHHLLVLPVERDGAVVGCITRQDLLRAWMIQGLGEEELAQKK; from the coding sequence ATGAGTGTGCATTCTATTTCCATCGTCGGACTTCGTTCTATCAGCCAGGTTCCGCTCACTCACATCCTAACTTTTCAGAAGGATCAAGATGGGTTGTCCATGGCTCGACAATTGTTAACTTCACCGATGGCGGGAGCCCCCGTTGTTGATGACAAAGGAAAATTCATTGGGTTCGTCAGTGAATTTGATATCTTGAGTGCCTTTGAATCCGGACGAGACATCAGTCAGCTCACCGCCGAGGAAATCATGGTTCAGGACCGTATCGCGATTCAGGAATCCACGAGTCTGGTGGATGCGGTTCGGTTGATGAAAAAACACCACCTTCTGGTTTTGCCCGTTGAGAGGGATGGAGCCGTTGTGGGATGTATCACCCGCCAGGATCTCCTTCGGGCATGGATGATTCAAGGCTTGGGAGA